The Eubalaena glacialis isolate mEubGla1 chromosome 3, mEubGla1.1.hap2.+ XY, whole genome shotgun sequence nucleotide sequence ttaaatgttaatctcatccaaaaaagcaccttcacagaaacatccagaatgttTGACCCATATCTggcaccatggcccagccaagctgacacataaaattaaccaccaccGTGACCCTACACAAGGATAGCAGGATCGTAGCCATGGGGATCCAGGAGAAGGTTAGCCAGCTTTTTCTCCGCCCACTGCAGGCCCAGAGGTTTAGGAGAATGTGCTTAGTGTGTGAGGAGTTgtttataagatttaaaaaaaatcattgggaaGTATTTCATGACCCATAGCATAATATTAGTAATCCTATTCCCTTacatttgtattttactttttaaaatgtcaagtgTTTTGGTAATACCTATCTCAGTTTATCATTGCAAACCCTCAGTTTAACTCACTGCCCTCAACCCCCCATCTCCAAGCAAGCATGTTGGAGAAACTTCATTTACTGACTCACAATTGTCATTTGTCAGCTGTTGGCACGGGGGCTTGAGCAGGACTCCAGGCTACCGTGTTCTCACTCCCAGGTTGAACATAATGTCTGTACAGGGTGGCCACGCCCTATTGTCCTGGTAAGTAAAGGATCCTTGCTGGGCGTCAGATCTGGATCACACATTGGTTGCTGGCTTGTGACATCAGCACTTGTCCATCTGAAATGATAAGGCATCCCTCTCTGTCTTGCTGCACGTTCCACGTTCCGTGTTTTCAGTGTAATAGAAAAACAGTGGTATGAACCAGAAGTAAAAAGAATATGTCATTTCACCAGAGGGTCTGGACATTTTAGGGGCTGACAGGGGAACCTGTGTGACAGGATTTATTGTATTTCATACTCTTACCATCGCTGACTCAGCATTGCTTCCTGAAACGAGGGCTTAGAGGCTGTGCAGCCAGATGTTCAGAGGCATGGAGAAGGAAGGCAGTAGCTGCTATGTTTACTTGGGTATTACTGTGTTTACCGTGGAATAAAGACTGAGCTGTAACGACCCTGTTTTGAGACACTTTCTGCGGGAATGAATGGCAGACTCCAGTTCCTCTAGGTGAAGCAATTTCACTTAACACACCAACAGGCCTCTGAGAAGGTAGCCCAATAACATGATCCCGGCATCCCAACGGTGCCTGGCACGTGATAGGCtcccaataaacatttgttgaatgaataagtgaattgaAGGTTTACTtttctctgtggctctgaagaaCCACTGTTTGATCCTGTGGAGCTTGGAGAATATCTTGGGTTATATATCAGGATGAGTTTCCTCTTTGGGTAAGTGTTAGTTGAACTGAGGGTAGAGTTCTCTTAAGAATTTTGACAAGCATTGAGCTTAATTAGCTCCAGAGTAAGGCGATGAAGCTATGCTTTCTTTTTCAGTGCCCGTGTGAAAGCTGGAGAAAGTGTTCTGGTTCATGGGGCTAGTGGAGGGGTAAGTATTTGttctttaagtttatttttaaaagagcttaCGTTTGTGCGTTTCACGTTGTATTTctttaagttgtttttaaaagccAAATTTGTAAATATAGTCAAgggtgctttttttctttttgtagcgAGGCTTCTTTAAATTCCGTCTTCTGAAGGTGATTCCCTGTCATTAGTTTAGCATTTCTTGGTTAATAAATTCAATAGATTACCCGGTCAAAAACGTATGCGTTAGGTTTTCCACCTGTGTTGGGTAGGGACCAAGATAAActggctttgtttttctcttcaagtAGTGAATGttataagaatatttatttagaattttaaacagTTCTTTAAGGTTAATGTAAATTCCACATTCCcttagataaggaaactaaggctcattAAAGCTTTACCGCTGTTGCCCCAGACAGCACTGCAAAGCCACACTGCGAGTCTTCTTCGTCCTTTCTAGCTCCCTTCCTCCTCGCCTGCTGCGCTTTGATGACATTCGTGGGGTGCACAGTATACAGCTGTGTCCACACCACAACCCATGGCTTAAAATGCTAATGGGGCTGGGGGGGACTCAGAACTTATAAAATCAGCCCTGCAGTGAAATCATTCAACGCAAGGCTGTCAGAAACCTCTTCAAGATACTGGCTGTCAATCTGCCTCCGAAGAGCTTAGAGGAAAAGTTAGAGCTCTGAGGTTGGAATTTAACAAGAAATCCACATGACCTCTATCCGGCACGTAAAGGCTTTAGAAATTTTGGAGACAAGATttcgtatttttaaaatacagggcCTGGGGCTGGATGGCTCACCTTGAGGAAGCTGGTTAACCCTTTCAGGGCACTGTGTATTCCAGAGAGTAGATGGAAAGAAGTAACCTATTAATGGCACATTGTTCCCAGAATAATGAGAGGCATCCTGAAAATGTGAATTTACCTCTAAAAGTGGCCAGATAATACAAACAGAGAATTCAGACCTCTGCATATCTGTTACTTAACGTGAATGTATCACCAGGTTTCACACCCAGCTTCCTGTGTACCTTCAATAGATTAATTCTGAAGGATTTCACAGATCAGACTATTTACCAAAAAACACCAAGATTGTCTTTCTGGGGCTTGAGAAAATATGACAGATATACCTTGTCAAAAAACGCCCCTTGTTTAGCTTCAGCGAAGAGGCTGTTTTGgagttaaattaaatttaaccctAAATAACTAAAGGATCTGTCAAACATTCATGTATTTAAATTGCTTTGGCTTTCAGAGAGCTAACCTTGTGCTCTGTATCAAAGGGAGAGATTTCAGTaggaaggggagagaagagtTTAAAGAAAATCTCTTTTTATTCCCTTTACTCTCTTGTAAAAAGCCAGGTTGCTtcaccatgattttttttaaaaggcagagtcCGCACTGTTCTCTGTGCTGGCTGAGTTTGTTAAATCCTTGGCTGGCGGGGATAGGCTGGCGACCTGGTGTGTGAAGCACTTCAGATCCTGCCTGCCCTATCAGAGGGAACCAGTGCTGGGCTTTGTCTTGCTTCTGTTTGTACTTTCTGTCCTCATTTAAATCAAATTCCTTTGGGATTATGCTGTGTATTTAAAATGGTGTAGAATGTATGAACACAGCTATTATCCAGATATGTTGGTGGGGAGTGCCCTATTTTAGTGTCagcaaaataaatagaataaaaaatagttGACACATAATGGTATATAATCTATTGAAGGAATATTGTTAGTATAATTGTTGACAAGAACAGAATAAACAGCACCTTTAAAATAGCTACTGAGTGCCCTTTTGAAGTAGTTAGAGCATAAGGAGGTATATTTACATTAACTCTTAGGTTAAAATGTGGTTTTATTAGAAGCCccctgtttttttaattgaaaattaaagTAGCAAAAATCAGTCATGCTAACCACATAGTGTATTGTTATTTCATGGAATTGAATGTCTGTTGCACTCAGTAGACAGTGAGTTCCCAGTGTTTGTTTTGGTTAAATCAGACAGATCCTCACCATAACCCAAGTGGGCTCAGGCTCATCACTCCCATATGCCGTACAGTCTTTAAGGTCTGTTTCAGGCCTGGGAGTCTGTGATTCTGTTACAATTTTAATTAGTTTCTATCATCATTTTTCACCTTAATTCTTTTCTATCATGCCCAATCTATAATCATTTTACCTTCCTTTAAATCGGTGGTTATCAATAAGGGGTGATTTTATATCATCTCTTCTCCCCCTtggggacatttggcagtgtctggggacatttttggttgctACAACTGGGTGAAGGGGTCTGGCATCCAGTGGATAGAAACTAGgcatgctgctaaacatccttcaCTACACAGGATAGTCCCCACTGCAAAGAATTACCCGGCCCAACAGTGTCAAGTTTGAGAAAGCTTGCTCTAAATGTATGTGACCCTTATCTGTGCCATTCATTTGGCATGTGATCAAACGTATTTCCTAGTATTGCAATTTACATAATTGCTTTTATCTATAttcctaaaataattttatttctcctttatactAAACACATTTATCTAGTGCTCTACTGATTTCATCAAGTCCcgtggctttaaataccatctgtaAACTGATGAATCTCAAATTTATGTTTCCAATTCTGAATTCTTTCTAGCCCATACCCATATTCAGCTGATGACTTTACATCTTCAGTTAGGTGAGCAATATACAGCTCAGCATGTTCAAACTGAATTCTTGATGCCCTCACAAACTTGATCCTCTCTAACCTTCCTTATCCCAGTCAATCTACCCAGTTAATTTGGCCAAAGACCTGGGAGACatccttaatttttctcttttcctcacctTCCACCTTCAATCTATGAGGAAGGCCTGGTCTTCCTACTCCCACTTCCCCCTACCTTCTTTTTGCCTCTCATATAAttggaatttcttttaaaagcctAATTTGGATCATATCCCTCTCCTGCTTAAACTCTCCAGTAGTTCTGCATGGCTCTTAAATGTAATCCAAAGCCTTTACCTCCAAGGCCCTGTGTGCCTTGGCCTCTCTGTGCCCCTCTGGCCTCATCTTCTGCTGTCCCACATGTCCCGCCCTCAAGCCACATTgaccctctttcattttttttttttttaataaatttatttatttatttatttattatttttggctgcattgggtctttgccgctgcacgtgggctttccctagttgcagcgatcGGGGGCCACTTCTCGTTGCGGCACGCGGACCTCTCACCACGTCgacctctcccgttgcagagcacgggctccaggcatgcgggcctcagtagttgtggccagcgggctccagagcgcaggctcagcagttgtggcgcacgggcctagctgctccggggcatgtgggatcttccccggcaagggatcaaacccgtgtcccctgcgctggcaggcggattcccaaccactgcgccaccagggaagtcccacattgaCCCTCTTTCTGACCTTTGAAGGTCCCAAGCTCATTCCTGGTTCAGCCATGACCGTTCTGCCTACAACATCTCCAGCAGGCTTCCCAGACCGTCACGTGCTTGtccctcacttcattcaggtctcaCCTCTTCAGAGCAGCCTTTCCTGATGACCTAACTGGTCCCTTTCCCTATCTTTTTATAACCCAAtaggctattttatttttttcaagtacttttcattttctgagtttactttattcatttatttgttcatgtgTTTATTATCTTCCCCCTACCTTAGAACATAAGTTTCTTGCATGAAGAATCATGTCTTGCACATAGTAAATAATAAACGTTCATcatattaatgaataaattaatttgctCATGTATGTACCTGTCTCCTCCACTTAAGTGGTAGAGGCCTTACCTTtgttatgtaatattttatatgtacaatTAAAGTATGAAGTCAGTGAGCacattttcatcatctttaaACCCTGTATCTTTTGCACAAAGCAGATGCTAAATGAACATTTTGTGCAGTTGTTACAAACTCAAGCTCTGCAATCTGATTTGGTCCAGCTCCTGTTTCCATATATAtaagcttcaattttctcatccatGGACCAGGGACAATAGCAATATCTACTTCATAGGCttcttgtgaggatgaaatgaagcaATACATCGAAAGTATTGAGTGTAATACCTGGCATATTATAAATGCTCAGTAATAGTTAGCTGTTGTTgttcttatttctttgtttagGCTCTTAAACTTCTTGACAATAGGCTAGAACCTAGAGGAACCTAAAGTtcattatatgtatttaataaatgtttgcaggGATGCAAAGAATCTAAAATGTTGGgccatattttgtttttcaggttGGAATAGCAGCATGCCAAATTGCTAGAGCTTATGGCTTAAAGGTTTTGGGCACAGCTGGTACTGAGGAAGGACAAAAGATTGTTTTGCAAAGTGGAGCCCACGAAGTGTTTAATCACAAAGAAGCTAATTACATTGataaaattaaggtaaaattgttctataattttataaaagtaaaattttgtttcatgggaggcttaactttttttttgtaagttcTTTTATCAACTACTCTTTCATTTAACAGAGATGTCTAGTTTTCAAACCTTCACTATcatttctgtcttgtttatttttactaagTAAAATATAGCCTCTCTAGAGGCTTATAGCTATAAAAACTGGTACTCTTTAATGCAAATCACATTTTAAGTAAAGCCACCACAGCTTTGTATTTGCAGCTGTGaggcagttttttttgtttttttttaatatatattgtgagtattgtgaaatgatcaccacaagtctagttaacatctgtccccatacatagttatacaatttttttttcttgtgatgagaacttttaagatctattcttttagcaactttcaaatatataatacagtgttattaactgtaGGCACTATGCTATGCATTACAcccccatgacttacttattttacaactggaagtttgtaccttctgaTCCCACCTTTACCCCTGTCAcccgtcccccacccccaccccacctctggccACAAAAAGGTAGTCTTAATATAATTTCTATTGGTGTAAATTTTCCATAGAAGAGAAGTTACCACAGATTAAAAACTGGATCTGTTTAGCCTAGGGAGTAAAGTTTATTTGTTTACTGGATACTTTGGAGGAGTAGGCACTACCTCATCCAAAGCGAGAGATAGAATTTAGTTATTATTGCATCCATTCCATTGCTGCAACAGAATTCAAACAAGAATTTAGTTATTATTGCATCCATTCCATTGCTGCAACAGAATTCAAACAGATTCTGAAGTTCTCCATTTGTGCTATAGTAGCAGTTTATTAAACACCTATTACTTTGCTAATCCCCAAACTACTTGCTCACGTTGAGAAAGAAGTGGTATATTCCAGGTACTGATTACTGTGTAAACAAGGTCATTACAAACTGAGGAAAAATATGAGCGAGAGTTTATTACCACTGAATCATCTTGCCAAAAAACTGAGTAAAGGCACTCCTTTGTTATATGTTGAGGGAACCTAAAATTGATTGAGTATGCACTCATGATACCAGTATCAGAGATGAAAAATTGTCAGTTATTTTAAGAATATGTTTTTGTGTTGCAGTCTAATTCCATCTTTTCTACTGGTTCCTTCTGCTTAAGTCTCTCTCATTCTCCAAAAACATTCTCTTAACCTtttatctcccctcccccctcctttacCACCACATTTCTTGAAAAAGTCAGGGGTACTGACTGATCTTACTTCCTTACCTCCCACTGCAGTTTTGCTTCCACCCCAGCTACTTACACGGCTTGTCAGGGCTGCTGGTAAGCCCCTAGTTACCAGGCAGCTGCTCTTGGCTCAGTCCTCATCCTGTTCGACCCTGACCACACCTCCTAGAAGCTGGCTCTCTTCTTACTTCTCTGACTTCATTTTCAGTctcctttctcttcattttacttaAATGTTGGTATTCCTTAGGTCTTTCCCCTTGCTCTCTAATCTCTGGTGCTGCACCTGCATCCTGATTCATCTCATACACACCCTTATACTGCTGGTTTCCAACACTACCTCTGGCCTGTTTCATTGCTTCACGCCATCAGCCTACTAGATATTGACACTCATCTGGTCCCTCAGGACAGAAACCCACATTTCATTTCCTGTCCCTGTTGTTTAATCACCATTCTCCGTCCTACCCATCAAATTGGTCACCTCCTCTATCAGTGTCATCTCTGACATGCCTTTCATAtatgtctctgtttctcttttccattCATCGTTGTGACTTAGTTTAGTCCTCATCTTCTTCAGCCTTGACTATTATTCCCAGCTGAGCTAATCTCCCCTCTGTCTTCTCTACTGTCTCCAGCGTTATTTggttctctgtttaaaaaaaggaagaaagaaagaaaaaagtcttcAGAAATAGCTGAAATGAgagctccatgagaacaggaatgtttgtctttcttcttccctgcTGCACCTCCAGTGCCTAAAACAGTGTCTGCACAAGAATTAATTCATgaacacctgccccccaaaagtCCAAATCTTTTAACGTGCATTTGATGTGTTTTCACAGTCTGAACCAATTTGCAATTTCTTGTCTCccacctcttcccccacccccatctctttcCCAAATACGTACTCCACTCTGCTGGGCCACTTTCCAGTTCCAACTTGTACTCTTAGCCCCTacatctttgcttttctgtttcttttgtccAGACCGACTGCCTCATGTCTAACTTCCTCTTGCCCCCTCTTCCTTCTGTTGCACTTAAGgaactcctactcatccctcAGGGCCCAGGTCATCATCTCTGTGGAATTTTCTCTGACCTTTACAGATAATCAGAGTTGTAACTTTTATTCCCTCCATAACCTGTGGTTTATTTCTGCTAATATAGTACTTAGCCCATCACATCACAGCGAAGATTGTAGTGTTTTCCATCTTCCTCACTTTGTTTAGAGCTCTTTATGTCCATCTTGGCATTTCTAGTACCtgtcacagtgcctgacacaggtattcatttttttgttaaaataaatgaatataaggtAGATATGTATAGCTTATTTAAGAGCCAGTTTTAGATGTTGGGGACCAACATCTGAGagcccaaaggaaaagaaatagtctgCCAAGCTGATTGTAGACCACTTAGGACAAAActgaatgcacacacacagaaaatcctGCAACAGCAAACAGCCagtgattttttcttttgttttctgttttttaataaaaatgggaaaccCAATGTCCAGTTTTGGATTTTTGATTTGTTCCTTCTTTCTCTATTGAAGTACATTTTGAAGATAGAAAATTTTCAGCTAAGGAAAAAGTACTTTATAGTCAAGTTGAGTCTAAGCGCCTGAAAATTTTggacaaattttatttcattatagcaATTTATTTAATACAGACCTTTATCATTTTAGATGTTGTGGCTAGTACCTTGGAATTACAGCATCACTATATAATTAcattatcttaaaatttgcattatTAGTCTTTAAAATATAGCATCTTATGTCATTTGAAACACAGTTCTGTAATATATGGGACTATGATAACAGTTATTTTTCCTAATCTACTCTGCATTCTTTTATattatatagaaatctgttggtGAAAAAGGAGTTGATGTGATTATTGAAATGCTAGCAAATGTAAATCTTAGCAACGATTTGAATCTTTTGTCACGTGGAGGACGAGTAAtagtaagtatttcatttttttttaccactttgTAGTTTTATCGTAATTTAACTCTATTTTGCAGTCATCTTTAACTATAGACATGTTGTTTTTCATACTAGGTTGTTGGCAGCAGGGGTCCTATTGAAATAAACCCACGGGACACCATGGCAAAGGAATCTAGAATAATAGGAGTTGCTCTCTATTCATCCACCAAGGTAGGAAAAGAAGTGACTCTGATTTTGGTACCTTAAACATTGATATAATTTGTCTAGTCAGGCAGACTGAAAATTTAAGTAGATGTTAAAGTTAGTTATCTGACTAAGTGGGTTAAGGATTAATCCCTAGAAGATAACTAGGGTgacaatataattttattttccaagccAAGGCActtatgaaagagaaagaagatactATTCGCAATTACTAATTACTTCAGGACGATAGGTATTTTGTAAACTGAGACCGCCACAGACAAATTGCACTAATGGTTAACCTATAGAGAACTACTTTTTTTGTAGTTCTGGACAAGTTGACAAAAGCCACATATTTGTGAGAAATTCTTAATGTTCTCTTAGATTCTGAAAATTTTTAATGCTTCTGAAAATTAAGTCATGTGTTCCTCTACtgaaaaaactttttcttttcctcaggaGGAATTTCAGCAGTTTGCAGCAGCCCTTCAAGCTGGAATGGAAATTGGTTGGTTGAGACCAGTAATAGGTCCCCAGTATCCATTGGAGAAGGTGGCCCAGGCTCATGAAGATATCATTCATAGCAGTGGGGCTACTGGAAAAATGATTCTTCTCTTAAAATGATTAATCCTTCCACAGATTTCCTGCGTAATTAAAGGTTTCTTACCTCAGTTTTACATACAATACATTTGCTTTAATTAGCATTCATTTGATTCAGTGagtttcttatattaaaaaaaaagatttatctttAGCGATCATAGACATTGGAGTgcaatttattttatagctggcaATATTCTTTATGCCTTCTGCCTCTCATCAAGGATTCATCATAGTAGGAAATAGAATATTAGTGGTCACTTGGCATTGGAGGGCATTACAGAAATTCCTAACTGATACTTGATCATTGATTCCATACCTTTGACTAAAACATGCTAATTCAAAGTAAGACTGCTTGATTTCCAAGCCTGCTTCTTTATAAGAACCTtatagggacgtccctggtggtccagtggttgagactttgcctACCGGTGCCGGTGGTGTAGGTTTGTTCCCTGGTTGGgaagctaggatcccacatgccttggggccaaaaaaaccaaaacagaaaacagaaacaatattgtaacaaattcaataaaaactttaaaaatggtccacatccaaaaatcttaaaaaaaaaaacaacaaaagaagaacCTTATAA carries:
- the CRYZ gene encoding quinone oxidoreductase; protein product: MATGQKLMRAIRVFEFGGPEVLKLQSNVAIPIPKDHQVLIKVQACGVNPVDTYIRSGTYSRKPLLPYTPGLDVAGIIEAVGESVSAFKKGDRVFTTSTISGGYAEYALAADHTVYTLPEKLDFKQGAAIGIPYFTAYRALLHSARVKAGESVLVHGASGGVGIAACQIARAYGLKVLGTAGTEEGQKIVLQSGAHEVFNHKEANYIDKIKKSVGEKGVDVIIEMLANVNLSNDLNLLSRGGRVIVVGSRGPIEINPRDTMAKESRIIGVALYSSTKEEFQQFAAALQAGMEIGWLRPVIGPQYPLEKVAQAHEDIIHSSGATGKMILLLK